Proteins from one Devosia chinhatensis genomic window:
- a CDS encoding sugar phosphate isomerase/epimerase family protein, which translates to MNDPAKAIRIGTMISASAGKAAERIGALADMGFESFEPFFWQTTNGQDLAELGKRSLDAIEDRDITISTLGMFGNPLEDQDMDRQTLQGWKDCIDNAHHFGATCVAGFTGRVRNKPLTESLPQYKKVWTELAQRAADKGVRIAFENCAMDGNWATGDWNIAHNPDAWELMFNETPQDNIGLEWEPCHQMVYLIDPLPQIRKWAPKIFHVHGKDATIRWDVIREHGIFGKEKFVFMRTPGFGDSNWTDIISELRLAGWSGSIDIEGWHDPVYRDRLEMTGQMHALNHLKAARGGVFVDIDG; encoded by the coding sequence GTGAACGATCCAGCCAAGGCCATCCGCATCGGCACCATGATCAGCGCTTCGGCCGGCAAGGCCGCCGAGAGGATCGGCGCACTCGCCGATATGGGCTTTGAAAGTTTCGAGCCGTTCTTCTGGCAGACCACCAATGGCCAGGACCTGGCCGAACTGGGCAAGCGCAGCCTCGACGCCATCGAGGACCGCGACATCACCATCTCGACCCTGGGCATGTTCGGCAATCCGCTCGAGGACCAGGACATGGACCGCCAGACCCTGCAGGGCTGGAAGGACTGCATCGACAATGCTCACCATTTCGGCGCGACCTGCGTGGCCGGCTTTACCGGGCGGGTGCGCAACAAGCCGCTGACCGAGAGCCTGCCGCAATACAAGAAGGTCTGGACCGAACTGGCCCAGCGCGCTGCCGACAAGGGCGTCCGCATCGCCTTCGAGAATTGCGCCATGGACGGCAATTGGGCGACCGGTGACTGGAACATCGCGCACAATCCCGATGCCTGGGAGCTGATGTTCAACGAGACGCCGCAGGACAATATCGGGCTCGAATGGGAGCCTTGCCACCAGATGGTCTATCTTATCGACCCCCTGCCGCAGATCCGCAAATGGGCGCCCAAGATCTTCCACGTGCATGGCAAGGACGCCACCATTCGCTGGGACGTGATCCGCGAGCACGGTATTTTCGGCAAGGAAAAGTTCGTGTTCATGCGCACACCGGGCTTCGGCGACAGCAATTGGACCGACATCATCTCCGAATTGCGGCTGGCTGGCTGGAGCGGCTCGATCGACATCGAGGGTTGGCACGACCCGGTCTATCGCGACCGGCTGGAAATGACCGGCCAGATGCACGCGCTCAACCACCTGAAGGCGGCGCGGGGCGGCGTCTTCGTGGATATAGATGGATAA
- a CDS encoding carbohydrate ABC transporter permease, translated as MPRFSAWLRDGVGFDILLVGAALLFLVALAGAPLVYNVLMSFQQVDMFTLGSLIRPFVGFDNYVAVVRQPEFWLVTRNTLIFVFGSMSGQFVLGFALALFFAQNFPGASTIRGLFLVSWVMPGLVVGGIWSLILAGDYGVLNVILRSLGIIQSNIFWKSDPSFSIWAVIIANIWLGLAFNMLLLSVGLAAIPKDLYEAAELDGANAFQRFWTITLPMMRPTIGAVLSLGLIGTLQQFDLFPALTEGGPANTSNVAGFWSWQLSFQLYDFAKGATVSVMMFLLVLFASVIYVRSTRHEVRG; from the coding sequence ATGCCGCGCTTTTCCGCCTGGCTCCGCGACGGAGTGGGATTTGACATCCTGCTGGTCGGGGCAGCCCTGCTCTTTCTCGTCGCGCTGGCCGGCGCACCGCTGGTCTATAACGTGCTGATGAGCTTCCAGCAGGTGGACATGTTCACCCTGGGCTCGCTCATCCGCCCCTTCGTGGGCTTCGACAATTACGTCGCCGTGGTGCGGCAGCCCGAATTCTGGCTGGTGACGCGCAATACGCTGATCTTCGTCTTCGGCTCGATGAGCGGTCAATTCGTGCTCGGCTTTGCCCTGGCGCTGTTTTTTGCCCAGAATTTTCCCGGCGCCTCGACCATTCGCGGGCTGTTCCTGGTTTCCTGGGTCATGCCGGGGCTGGTGGTCGGGGGCATCTGGAGCCTGATCCTGGCCGGGGATTACGGCGTGCTCAACGTCATCCTGCGCAGCCTGGGCATCATCCAGTCCAATATCTTCTGGAAATCGGACCCGAGCTTTTCCATCTGGGCCGTGATCATCGCCAATATCTGGCTGGGCCTTGCCTTCAACATGCTGCTGCTTTCGGTGGGGCTGGCCGCCATTCCCAAGGACCTCTACGAAGCGGCCGAACTGGACGGCGCCAATGCCTTCCAGCGGTTTTGGACCATCACCCTGCCGATGATGCGGCCGACGATCGGCGCGGTGCTGTCGCTGGGGCTGATCGGCACGTTGCAGCAATTCGACCTCTTCCCGGCGCTGACCGAGGGCGGGCCGGCCAATACGTCCAATGTCGCCGGGTTCTGGTCCTGGCAACTGAGCTTCCAGCTCTACGACTTCGCCAAGGGCGCCACCGTCTCGGTGATGATGTTCCTGCTCGTGCTGTTCGCATCGGTGATCTATGTGCGCTCGACGCGCCACGAGGTGCGCGGATGA
- a CDS encoding Gfo/Idh/MocA family protein: protein MTFRAVLAGCGGMSSGWLTALTTNPLLKGRVEIVGLVDLAPGLAAQRAAEFGLVSAQTGTDLNAMLDGTRPDLVFDVVIPAARAGVVETGLAHGCHVLSEKPMATSIAEGRALIEAARKAGKVHAVVQNRRFIAGVRRIRALIESGALGELTALHCDFFIGAHFGGFREEMEHVLLVDMAIHTLDAARFMAGKTPLSVYCEETNPKGSWYRHGAAANAIFSFADDVVFTYRGSWVAEGANTSWEGAWRIIGTKGTLTWDGGEVLEAKVVAGAEGFLRDVEPIAIPEARERARIEGHASVIADFLDAIEAGRPPETASADNINSLAMVFAAIESARTGRRVPIQT from the coding sequence GTGACGTTTCGAGCGGTGCTGGCCGGATGCGGCGGCATGTCCAGCGGCTGGCTGACGGCCCTGACCACCAATCCCCTGCTCAAGGGCCGGGTCGAGATCGTCGGACTGGTGGACCTTGCGCCAGGCCTTGCCGCGCAGCGGGCGGCCGAATTCGGGCTCGTGTCCGCGCAGACGGGTACCGATCTCAATGCCATGCTGGACGGCACGAGGCCGGACCTGGTGTTCGACGTGGTGATCCCGGCCGCGCGGGCGGGCGTGGTCGAGACAGGGCTGGCCCATGGCTGCCACGTGCTCAGCGAAAAACCGATGGCGACCAGTATCGCCGAAGGCCGCGCCCTGATCGAGGCGGCCCGGAAAGCGGGCAAGGTGCACGCCGTGGTGCAGAACCGCCGCTTCATCGCCGGGGTGCGCCGCATTCGCGCCCTGATCGAGAGCGGCGCGCTGGGCGAATTGACCGCTCTGCATTGCGACTTCTTCATCGGCGCCCATTTCGGCGGCTTCCGCGAAGAAATGGAACACGTGCTGCTGGTCGACATGGCCATCCACACCCTCGACGCCGCGCGCTTCATGGCCGGCAAGACGCCGCTTTCGGTCTATTGCGAGGAAACCAACCCGAAAGGCTCCTGGTATCGGCATGGCGCGGCCGCCAATGCGATCTTCAGCTTTGCGGACGACGTCGTCTTTACCTATCGCGGCTCGTGGGTGGCGGAAGGGGCCAATACCAGCTGGGAAGGCGCCTGGCGCATCATCGGCACCAAGGGCACGCTGACCTGGGACGGGGGCGAGGTGTTGGAGGCCAAGGTGGTGGCGGGCGCGGAGGGCTTCTTGCGCGACGTGGAGCCCATTGCCATTCCCGAGGCGCGCGAGCGGGCGCGCATAGAGGGCCATGCCAGCGTCATCGCCGACTTTCTCGACGCCATCGAAGCGGGCCGCCCGCCGGAAACGGCCAGCGCCGACAATATCAACAGCCTTGCCATGGTGTTCGCCGCGATCGAAAGCGCCCGCACCGGCCGGCGCGTCCCTATCCAAACCTGA
- a CDS encoding ABC transporter substrate-binding protein, with product MQFTKLGLLAGLAFGALVAATPAQAQVTLKVWSIDGVDRPGIADTYSKEFDDANEDIVVEYRAIPFDEIVNETLRAFATGNAPDIVSFDNPDFALFSSRGAMLDITDRVANSEIISQADYFEGPLNSVTWDGKLYGLPKYTDTIGIFYNKDLFAKAGLSEPPKTWTEVADYAEKLTDPASNVYGITFSARAGEEGTFQFLPIIQMSGGGADKVNTEGAAQVLDIWKSLIDNGYASRDVLSLGQWDSTGVFNSGNAAMAISGPWEIDRMVEDAQFDWGVALLPTITEADQKSSALGGFNWGIMANTQHPDEAFRLLEYFVDQEDRIFPEFGNLPARGDIELPVTGEAKKDAALVVFQEQLQYAQPRGPHPEWQKISKAIYDAEQQALTGQMSSMDALNQAQATIDTIFGN from the coding sequence ATGCAGTTTACCAAGCTCGGTCTATTGGCCGGACTCGCCTTTGGCGCATTGGTCGCGGCCACGCCGGCCCAGGCCCAGGTGACCCTCAAGGTCTGGTCGATCGATGGCGTCGACCGCCCGGGGATCGCCGATACCTATTCCAAGGAATTCGACGACGCCAATGAGGATATCGTCGTCGAATATCGCGCCATTCCGTTCGACGAGATCGTCAACGAGACGCTGCGCGCCTTTGCCACCGGCAACGCGCCCGACATTGTCTCCTTCGACAATCCCGATTTCGCGCTGTTCTCCTCGCGCGGCGCCATGCTCGACATCACCGACCGGGTGGCCAATTCGGAGATCATCAGCCAGGCCGATTATTTCGAAGGCCCGCTCAACTCGGTGACCTGGGACGGCAAGCTCTATGGCCTGCCCAAATATACCGACACGATCGGCATCTTCTACAACAAGGATCTGTTCGCCAAGGCGGGCCTCTCCGAGCCGCCCAAGACCTGGACGGAAGTGGCCGATTATGCCGAAAAGCTGACCGACCCGGCCAGCAATGTCTATGGCATCACCTTTTCGGCCCGCGCCGGCGAAGAAGGCACGTTCCAGTTCCTGCCCATCATCCAGATGTCCGGCGGCGGCGCCGACAAGGTCAATACCGAGGGCGCGGCCCAGGTTCTCGATATCTGGAAGAGCCTGATCGACAATGGCTATGCCAGCCGCGACGTGCTGAGCCTGGGCCAGTGGGACTCCACCGGCGTGTTCAATTCGGGCAATGCCGCCATGGCCATTTCGGGTCCCTGGGAAATCGACCGCATGGTCGAGGATGCCCAGTTCGACTGGGGCGTGGCGCTCCTGCCCACCATCACCGAGGCCGATCAGAAATCCTCGGCGCTGGGCGGCTTCAACTGGGGCATCATGGCCAATACCCAGCACCCCGACGAAGCCTTCCGGCTGCTCGAGTATTTCGTGGACCAGGAAGACCGCATCTTCCCCGAATTCGGCAATCTGCCGGCGCGTGGAGATATCGAACTGCCGGTGACCGGCGAGGCCAAGAAGGACGCGGCGCTGGTCGTCTTCCAAGAACAGCTGCAATATGCCCAGCCGCGCGGCCCGCATCCGGAATGGCAGAAGATTTCCAAGGCCATCTATGATGCCGAACAGCAGGCGCTGACCGGGCAGATGTCGTCCATGGACGCGCTGAACCAGGCCCAGGCCACCATCGACACGATTTTCGGAAACTAG
- a CDS encoding glycoside hydrolase family 127 protein, which produces MSRYAPVPFPQVKLEGQFWRERLDTVLDRTVPSQHRKLAEYGILDSLKLPDPPPPLRFPRHPNGFTVQVFWDSDVGKWIEAASYALAHRRDADIEAKIEAAIDDLEKAQAPDGYLNCWYLGREPDKRWTNLRDNHEMYNAGHLLEGAIAYFQVTGRRRFLDVMERYLDHIYATFGTGPGQRPGYDGHEEIELALMKLYYLTGMRKHLDFAAYLVNERGRQPHYFDWERERREAGEAKQRYVFANYEYSQSHKPVREQDKVVGHAVRAMYLYTAMADLAAELDDADLQRACEVLWKDVMDTKMYVTAGLGPSAHNEGFTHDFDLPNQTAYAETCASVALIFWAQRMLHLGLDGQYADILELAMFNGALSGLSRDGEHYFYANPLESDGTPTRWDWHTCPCCTMNVSRLVASVGQYFLSTAEDGVAFHLYGGIASQVEIAGTTVGLREVSNYPWSGEIAIHVDPQEPAAFAVKLRIPGWCEGASVTVNGTPIGLDIIENGYVTIDRRWAAGDVIGLDLPMPPERLYAHPGVIMDAGRVALKRGPLVYCLEEADNPGGRVQRLKLPRNAPLQPEMRTDLFDGVVTLRADATAIEETSFTQLYRTKPPKEAPATLTAIPYFLWANRGRGSMVVWVPEATA; this is translated from the coding sequence ATGTCCCGCTACGCCCCCGTCCCCTTTCCCCAGGTCAAGCTCGAAGGCCAGTTCTGGCGCGAGCGGCTCGACACCGTGCTCGACCGGACCGTGCCCAGCCAGCATCGCAAGCTGGCCGAATACGGCATTCTCGATTCCCTCAAGCTGCCCGATCCGCCCCCGCCCCTGCGGTTTCCGCGCCACCCGAACGGCTTTACCGTGCAGGTGTTCTGGGACAGCGACGTGGGCAAATGGATCGAGGCGGCAAGCTATGCCCTGGCGCATCGGCGCGACGCCGATATCGAGGCCAAGATCGAGGCAGCGATCGACGACCTCGAAAAGGCCCAGGCGCCGGACGGCTATCTCAATTGCTGGTATCTGGGCCGGGAGCCGGACAAGCGCTGGACCAATCTGCGCGACAACCACGAGATGTATAATGCCGGGCACCTGCTCGAGGGCGCCATCGCCTATTTCCAGGTGACCGGGCGGCGACGCTTTCTCGACGTGATGGAGCGCTATCTCGACCATATCTATGCGACCTTCGGCACTGGACCGGGCCAGCGCCCCGGCTATGACGGGCACGAGGAAATCGAGCTGGCGCTGATGAAGCTCTATTACCTCACCGGGATGCGCAAGCACCTCGACTTCGCCGCCTATCTCGTCAACGAACGCGGTCGCCAGCCCCATTACTTCGACTGGGAGCGCGAACGGCGCGAGGCCGGCGAAGCCAAACAGCGCTACGTCTTTGCCAATTACGAATATTCCCAGTCCCACAAGCCGGTGCGCGAACAGGACAAGGTGGTGGGGCATGCAGTGCGTGCCATGTATCTCTACACCGCCATGGCGGACCTGGCGGCCGAGCTCGACGACGCCGACCTGCAGCGCGCCTGCGAGGTGCTGTGGAAAGACGTGATGGACACCAAGATGTATGTGACGGCGGGGCTCGGCCCCTCGGCGCATAACGAGGGTTTTACGCACGATTTCGACCTGCCCAACCAGACGGCCTATGCCGAGACCTGTGCCTCGGTGGCGCTGATCTTCTGGGCGCAGCGCATGCTGCATCTGGGGCTCGACGGCCAATATGCCGACATTCTCGAACTGGCCATGTTCAACGGCGCCCTGTCGGGTCTCAGCCGCGATGGCGAGCATTATTTCTATGCCAATCCGCTCGAAAGCGACGGCACCCCGACCCGCTGGGACTGGCATACCTGCCCCTGCTGCACCATGAACGTGAGCCGGCTCGTGGCCTCTGTGGGCCAGTATTTCCTCTCCACGGCGGAGGATGGGGTGGCCTTTCACCTTTATGGCGGCATCGCCTCGCAGGTCGAGATCGCCGGCACGACAGTGGGGCTGCGGGAAGTGTCCAACTATCCCTGGTCGGGCGAAATCGCGATCCATGTCGATCCGCAGGAACCGGCGGCCTTTGCGGTGAAGCTGCGCATTCCGGGCTGGTGCGAGGGCGCCAGCGTCACTGTCAACGGCACTCCGATCGGGCTGGATATAATCGAAAACGGTTATGTCACGATCGATCGTCGATGGGCGGCAGGCGACGTGATCGGGCTCGACCTGCCGATGCCGCCGGAGCGTCTTTATGCCCATCCCGGGGTGATCATGGATGCAGGGCGCGTGGCGCTCAAGCGCGGCCCGCTGGTCTATTGTCTCGAGGAAGCGGATAATCCCGGCGGCCGGGTGCAGCGGCTCAAATTGCCGCGCAACGCGCCCCTGCAGCCGGAAATGCGCACCGATCTCTTCGACGGGGTCGTCACCCTCAGGGCGGATGCCACGGCAATCGAGGAAACCAGCTTTACCCAGCTCTATCGCACCAAGCCGCCAAAAGAAGCCCCCGCCACGCTCACGGCCATTCCCTATTTTCTCTGGGCCAACCGCGGACGCGGCTCTATGGTGGTCTGGGTGCCCGAGGCAACGGCCTAA
- a CDS encoding LacI family DNA-binding transcriptional regulator, which produces MSKAERIRIYDVARVAGVSVATASKALNDTGRMTEATRMRVKQTAAALGFRPNAMARALTRQRSFTVGLLTNDTYGRFTLPVMAGINEALVDQGVSVFLCGIEDDATLARTHVDAMLDKQVDGIIATGKRIDRRLPVDLSNLPVPVVYAFTQGPEDAVTLVSDDDQGARAAISHLLALGRRRLVHVTGPESFASAQNRAKAFRDLAGEGAPILHGDWSEAWGHAAVARLWAEAGVFDAVFCGNDQIARGVVDALRERGLVVPRDVAVIGFDNWEIVSAATRPPLTTIDMNLKELGREAGRLILELAEGKTVEPGVRTLPCRLVMRQSCGGATGAVRAEGEALQEV; this is translated from the coding sequence GTGAGCAAGGCTGAACGCATTCGCATCTATGACGTTGCCCGCGTGGCCGGCGTCAGCGTCGCGACGGCCTCCAAGGCGCTGAACGATACCGGGCGCATGACCGAAGCGACGCGGATGCGGGTCAAGCAGACGGCCGCAGCGCTCGGCTTCCGCCCCAATGCCATGGCCCGCGCCCTTACCCGGCAGCGCAGCTTCACCGTGGGACTGCTCACCAACGACACCTATGGTCGCTTCACCCTGCCGGTGATGGCCGGGATCAACGAGGCGCTCGTGGACCAGGGCGTCTCGGTTTTCCTCTGCGGCATCGAGGATGACGCCACCCTGGCGCGGACCCATGTCGATGCCATGCTCGACAAGCAGGTGGATGGCATCATCGCCACCGGCAAGCGCATCGACCGTCGCCTGCCGGTGGATCTTTCCAACCTGCCGGTGCCGGTCGTCTATGCTTTTACCCAAGGCCCCGAGGACGCCGTGACGCTGGTGTCGGACGATGACCAGGGGGCGCGGGCAGCGATCAGCCACCTCCTGGCGCTGGGCCGCAGGCGCCTCGTCCACGTCACGGGACCGGAAAGCTTCGCGTCGGCGCAAAACAGAGCCAAGGCCTTCCGCGACCTGGCGGGCGAAGGCGCCCCGATCCTTCATGGCGACTGGTCGGAGGCCTGGGGCCATGCGGCCGTCGCCCGGCTCTGGGCCGAAGCCGGCGTGTTCGATGCCGTGTTCTGCGGGAATGACCAGATTGCCCGCGGCGTGGTCGATGCCTTGCGCGAGCGGGGGCTCGTCGTGCCGCGCGACGTGGCGGTGATCGGCTTTGACAATTGGGAGATCGTCTCGGCGGCGACGCGGCCGCCGCTGACCACGATCGACATGAATCTCAAGGAACTGGGCCGCGAGGCCGGACGCCTGATCCTCGAGCTTGCCGAGGGCAAGACGGTGGAGCCGGGCGTGCGGACGCTGCCCTGCAGGCTCGTGATGCGACAATCCTGCGGCGGCGCCACAGGCGCCGTCCGCGCGGAGGGGGAGGCGCTTCAGGAGGTCTAG
- a CDS encoding ABC transporter ATP-binding protein yields MNAQIQLTAIDKHYGGFHALKSVSLTIEKGSFVALVGPSGCGKSTLLRSIAGLETISSGEMEIAGKSMNGVPPRHRDIAMVFQSYALYPHMSVEENLTYSLRLRGISKAECRQKAAEVAQTTGLTPLLKRYPRQLSGGQRQRVAMGRAIIRNPKAFLFDEPLSNLDAALRVQMRKEIRALHDRLGATSVYVTHDQIEAMTMADWVVVMRDGIIEQQGKPLDLYDHPVNRFVAGFIGSPAMNFLEGQIGADGKSVALAQGGTLPLRRALAPGLPVVAGIRPEHLEVGADGASFRLEVGSVESTGSATYLTSPDGTFQLVQSDRSALVAGDSIPLSIDPARVHLFDPKTGIAL; encoded by the coding sequence ATGAATGCCCAGATCCAATTGACCGCCATAGACAAGCATTACGGGGGCTTTCACGCGCTGAAATCGGTGTCGCTGACCATCGAGAAGGGCAGTTTCGTTGCGCTGGTCGGCCCGTCGGGTTGCGGCAAGTCCACCTTGCTGCGCTCGATTGCCGGGCTCGAGACGATCAGCTCGGGCGAGATGGAAATTGCCGGCAAATCCATGAATGGCGTGCCGCCCCGGCACCGCGACATCGCCATGGTGTTCCAGTCTTATGCGCTCTACCCGCATATGAGCGTGGAAGAAAACCTCACCTATTCGCTGCGCCTGCGCGGGATCAGCAAGGCGGAATGTCGCCAGAAGGCGGCCGAAGTGGCCCAGACCACCGGGCTCACGCCCCTGCTCAAGCGCTATCCGCGCCAGCTTTCGGGCGGACAAAGGCAGCGCGTTGCCATGGGCCGGGCCATCATCCGCAATCCCAAGGCGTTCCTGTTCGACGAACCATTGTCCAATCTCGATGCGGCCCTGCGCGTACAGATGCGCAAGGAAATCCGTGCGCTGCATGACCGGCTGGGGGCGACCTCGGTCTATGTCACCCATGACCAGATCGAGGCCATGACCATGGCCGACTGGGTGGTGGTGATGCGCGACGGCATCATCGAGCAGCAGGGCAAGCCGCTCGATCTCTACGACCATCCGGTCAATCGCTTCGTTGCCGGCTTCATCGGCTCACCGGCGATGAACTTCCTCGAGGGGCAGATCGGGGCGGACGGCAAAAGTGTCGCGCTGGCGCAGGGCGGCACCCTGCCCCTGCGAAGAGCCCTCGCGCCAGGCCTGCCGGTCGTGGCCGGCATAAGGCCCGAGCACCTCGAAGTCGGCGCGGACGGGGCCAGCTTCCGGCTCGAGGTGGGGAGCGTCGAATCCACAGGCTCGGCAACTTACCTCACTTCGCCTGACGGCACGTTCCAGCTGGTGCAGTCGGACCGCAGTGCGCTCGTCGCCGGCGACAGCATTCCCCTGTCCATCGATCCGGCCCGTGTCCACCTTTTCGATCCCAAGACCGGCATCGCTCTTTAA
- a CDS encoding carbohydrate ABC transporter permease — translation MTRTYTPWFLLAIALGLAAIYLFPLYWMYITSIKSGSEIFANPPTFWPTNPNPAVFADVWARRAMPTYLWNSVVIAGGVTALTVVLGTGCAYVLARYRNGWIDAGLFCILMLQVLPASVMITPIFVGFNQVGLLNYPRTAVILAAAAKAMPFFVVLVRATFMSVPRELEEAALVDGNSRIGAFFSIVLPLARNGILVCAILTFMSAFGEYIYSKSIIQSPALQPASVGLSGFLGPNSTDWNAIMAYSAIYVTPILAAFVILQRRIVAGLTSGALK, via the coding sequence ATGACCCGGACCTATACACCCTGGTTCCTGCTTGCAATCGCTCTGGGCCTGGCCGCGATCTACCTCTTCCCGCTCTACTGGATGTATATCACCAGCATCAAATCGGGCTCGGAGATCTTTGCCAATCCGCCCACCTTCTGGCCCACCAATCCCAATCCAGCGGTGTTCGCCGATGTGTGGGCGCGGCGCGCCATGCCCACCTATCTGTGGAACTCGGTGGTCATTGCCGGGGGCGTGACGGCACTGACCGTGGTGCTGGGAACGGGCTGCGCCTATGTGCTGGCACGGTATCGCAATGGCTGGATCGATGCGGGGCTGTTCTGCATCCTGATGCTGCAGGTGCTGCCGGCCTCGGTGATGATCACCCCGATCTTCGTGGGCTTCAACCAGGTGGGGCTGCTGAACTATCCCCGCACGGCGGTGATCCTGGCCGCAGCGGCTAAGGCCATGCCCTTCTTCGTGGTGCTGGTACGCGCCACCTTCATGAGCGTGCCGCGCGAACTGGAGGAAGCAGCGCTGGTTGACGGCAATTCGCGCATCGGGGCCTTCTTTTCCATCGTGTTGCCGCTGGCCCGCAACGGCATCCTGGTCTGCGCCATCCTCACCTTCATGAGCGCATTCGGGGAATACATCTATTCCAAGTCGATCATCCAGAGCCCGGCCCTGCAGCCGGCCAGCGTGGGACTGTCCGGGTTCCTGGGCCCCAATTCGACCGACTGGAACGCCATTATGGCCTATTCGGCGATCTATGTGACGCCGATCCTTGCAGCCTTCGTCATCCTGCAGCGCCGCATCGTGGCCGGCCTCACCTCGGGAGCCCTCAAATGA
- the msrA gene encoding peptide-methionine (S)-S-oxide reductase MsrA has translation MFFRQKPATLPSAADALPGRAQEMAVASQHYVNGAPLKSPYPDGAEIIYLGLGCFWGAERLFWQMPGVIVTAVGYQGGHTPNPSYEETCSGMTGHTEAVKVVYDPKVTSLETLLKTFWEEHDPTQGMRQGNDVGTQYRSAIYTTTPEQAEIVARSRDAYQAALRARGLGPITTEIAPAGPFYYAETYHQQYLAKNPNGYCGLAGTGVSCPIGLGVAAQ, from the coding sequence ATGTTCTTCCGCCAAAAACCCGCCACCCTGCCTTCCGCCGCCGACGCCCTGCCCGGGCGCGCCCAGGAAATGGCCGTGGCCAGCCAGCATTATGTCAATGGCGCCCCCCTCAAGAGCCCCTATCCGGACGGGGCCGAAATCATCTATCTGGGCCTGGGCTGCTTCTGGGGCGCTGAACGCCTGTTCTGGCAGATGCCGGGGGTGATCGTGACCGCCGTGGGCTACCAGGGCGGGCACACGCCCAATCCCAGCTACGAGGAAACCTGTTCGGGCATGACCGGCCATACCGAGGCGGTCAAGGTCGTCTATGACCCGAAGGTGACAAGCCTTGAGACCCTGCTCAAGACGTTCTGGGAGGAGCACGACCCCACCCAGGGCATGCGCCAGGGCAATGACGTGGGCACGCAATATCGCTCGGCCATCTATACGACCACGCCTGAACAGGCCGAGATCGTAGCCCGGAGCCGCGATGCCTATCAGGCGGCCTTGCGGGCACGGGGCCTCGGGCCGATCACCACCGAGATCGCCCCAGCCGGACCGTTCTACTACGCCGAGACCTATCACCAGCAATACCTGGCCAAGAATCCCAATGGCTATTGCGGTCTGGCGGGCACCGGCGTCAGCTGCCCGATCGGGCTGGGCGTTGCCGCCCAATAG
- a CDS encoding MmcQ/YjbR family DNA-binding protein, translating to MPPLPIMHRAVFEPFVLSLKGATLVRQWRDDSVAKVGGKIFCLLDCDPGEIWLKVSDMSFALMTEMDGIRPAPYFARAGWVAISHFSPLTDAEIRVYIGAAHGLVAQKLSRKQRQALGLDEPAGDAGQGRIA from the coding sequence ATGCCGCCCCTGCCGATCATGCACCGCGCCGTGTTCGAACCCTTCGTGCTCAGCTTGAAGGGCGCGACATTGGTGCGGCAATGGCGCGACGATTCGGTGGCCAAGGTCGGCGGCAAGATTTTCTGCCTGCTCGATTGCGATCCGGGGGAAATCTGGCTCAAGGTATCGGACATGAGCTTTGCGCTGATGACGGAAATGGACGGTATTCGCCCGGCGCCCTATTTCGCGCGGGCCGGCTGGGTGGCCATTTCGCATTTCTCCCCGCTCACCGACGCCGAGATACGCGTCTATATCGGCGCCGCCCATGGTCTAGTCGCGCAAAAGCTCAGCCGCAAACAGCGTCAGGCGCTTGGCCTTGATGAACCGGCCGGCGACGCCGGTCAGGGCAGGATCGCATAA